A genomic stretch from Aphis gossypii isolate Hap1 unplaced genomic scaffold, ASM2018417v2 Contig01050, whole genome shotgun sequence includes:
- the LOC126555740 gene encoding 52 kDa repressor of the inhibitor of the protein kinase-like, giving the protein MIGADLSGVVRTNVIKIHNEEQNNVYVQLNTKEKQDILKNRSSLKPIIQTIRLCRRQPIALRGHADSGRIEINEPTENDGHFRCLLRFKANNGDIVLKEHLEMSDLNAMYTSPQIQNEIITIFGELIQSEIVKQISKSSFFSVLADETTDISQIEQFSVSIRYLDEESMIVRENFSAFIPVQDVTGEGLTNTLLETLKNLRLNLEKMRGQGYDGAATMSGAFNGVQVIVRKKYPKALYTHCISHSLNLCLSDASKAQDIRNAFGTVSECCAFFHYSAKRTHILKEKVLEINPKTQAHKLKSQYASIIWSSDNIGVNHNLEAIQNRFLRSLAFKLKIERLLHSNYNGVLSYFNIESLNTGRSNLHYSFLLKLLNNSIDCPYLL; this is encoded by the coding sequence atgataggtGCGGACTTATCTGGTGTCGTCCGaacaaatgtaattaaaatacataacgaGGAACagaataatgtatatgtgCAATTAAATACTAAGGAAAAGcaagacattttaaaaaatcgttcATCTTTGAAACCTATTATTCAGACTATTCGATTGTGCAGAAGGCAACCGATTGCATTAAGAGGGCATGCAGACTCTGGACgaattgaaattaatgaaCCTACTGAGAATGATGGACATTTTCGTTGTCTCCTACGATTTAAAGCCAATAATGgtgatatagttttaaaagagCATCTAGAAATGAGTGATTTGAATGCTATGTATACAAGTCCTCAAAtccaaaatgaaataattactatttttggaGAACTAATTCAATCTGAAATAgttaaacaaatatcaaaatccagttttttttctgttctcGCCGACGAGACAACTGATATTAGTCAAATTGAACAATTTTCAGTTAGCATAAGATACTTAGATGAAGAATCAATGATAGTTCGGGAAAACTTTTCAGCATTTATTCCTGTTCAGGATGTAACAGGAGAAGGTTTAACTAACACTTTACTAGAAACATTGAAAAACCttcgtttaaatttagaaaaaatgcgTGGTCAAGGCTATGATGGGGCGGCGACCATGTCGGGTGCTTTTAATGGTGTACAGGTAAttgtgagaaaaaaatatcctaAAGCGTTATACACTCATTGCATATCGCATTCTTTGAATCTTTGTTTGTCTGACGCTTCTAAGGCTCAAGATATTCGAAATGCTTTTGGAACTGTATCAGAATGTTGTGCATTTTTTCACTACTCCGCAAAAAGAACCcacattttaaaagaaaaagttttagaaattaatcCAAAAACTCAGGCACATAAACTTAAATCACAGTATGCATCCATTATTTGGTCATCAGACAACATAGGAGTTAATCATAATCTCGAAGCTattcaaaatcgttttcttCGCTCTCTAGCATTTAAGTTGAAAATCGAACGTCTACtacattcaaattataacGGAGTATTATCCTACTTCAATATAGAATCGTTAAATACAGGAAGAAGTAACCtccattattcatttttattaaaactattaaacaacTCAATAGATTGCCCTTATTTActgtaa